From Actinoplanes oblitus, a single genomic window includes:
- a CDS encoding TetR/AcrR family transcriptional regulator, translating into MGTNSEPVIWLRPERASGGRPAERSRAEITAVAVRLADQEGLDAVSMRRVAGLLGTGAASLYRYVATRDDLLDLMIDSTATEYRLAAASGDWRTDLLALACQARDIMRRHRWLPALVIGRPALGPHGTDLLEHVLEILDGHPAPPARKVEAFAILTGLAALFVETETAAAGAARHGAYLRHVAAAGHHPRIAAMIAAAPTVSQASDPFAAVLSGALAAVLG; encoded by the coding sequence GTGGGGACGAACTCAGAACCGGTGATCTGGCTGCGCCCGGAGCGCGCCTCGGGCGGGAGGCCGGCCGAACGCAGCCGTGCCGAGATCACCGCGGTCGCGGTGCGGCTGGCCGACCAGGAGGGCTTGGACGCGGTCTCGATGCGCCGCGTCGCCGGCCTGCTCGGCACCGGGGCGGCCTCCCTGTACCGCTACGTCGCCACCCGCGACGACCTTCTCGACCTCATGATCGACAGCACCGCCACCGAGTACCGGCTGGCCGCGGCGAGCGGTGACTGGCGGACCGACTTGCTGGCGCTCGCCTGCCAGGCCCGCGACATCATGCGCCGGCACCGATGGCTGCCCGCCCTGGTGATCGGCCGTCCGGCGCTCGGACCGCACGGCACCGACCTGCTCGAACACGTCCTCGAGATCCTCGACGGCCATCCGGCCCCGCCGGCCCGCAAAGTGGAGGCGTTCGCCATCCTCACCGGACTGGCCGCGTTGTTCGTCGAGACCGAGACGGCCGCCGCGGGCGCCGCACGCCACGGCGCGTACCTCAGGCATGTCGCCGCAGCCGGACACCACCCCCGTATCGCCGCCATGATCGCCGCCGCCCCGACCGTGTCACAGGCCTCTGACCCGTTCGCCGCCGTGCTCTCCGGCGCCCTGGCCGCTGTGCTCGGCTGA